A part of Synechococcus sp. PCC 6312 genomic DNA contains:
- a CDS encoding DUF29 domain-containing protein → MQTVQTLYETDYADWVADTVRRLKAGDFAGLDMAALIEEVESLGISQRHALSSQWIRVVKHLLKLEAQPQATDYHNSWVSSVVEGLSRLERSLKDSPSLKGYLRSSESEWYAQAVKQASAETRLPQAQFPDSCPYDVVALIDGDYPESLRYFFVIE, encoded by the coding sequence ATGCAAACGGTTCAGACCTTATACGAGACAGACTACGCCGATTGGGTAGCGGATACCGTTAGGCGATTAAAGGCGGGTGACTTTGCGGGCCTGGATATGGCGGCATTGATTGAGGAGGTGGAGAGTTTGGGGATTTCTCAGCGTCATGCTCTTAGTAGCCAATGGATACGGGTGGTGAAGCATCTCCTTAAGCTAGAAGCACAGCCCCAGGCTACGGACTATCACAATAGTTGGGTATCGAGTGTTGTAGAGGGATTAAGTCGGCTTGAACGCTCACTCAAAGACTCACCCAGTTTGAAAGGCTATTTACGGTCTAGTGAATCAGAATGGTACGCCCAGGCGGTGAAACAAGCCTCAGCAGAAACCAGATTGCCCCAGGCCCAGTTCCCCGATTCTTGCCCCTATGATGTGGTGGCCTTGATTGATGGCGATTATCCTGAATCGTTGCGCTATTTCTTTGTGATTGAGTAG
- a CDS encoding DUF559 domain-containing protein, protein MESYICQTGQMLKLLGRHFGFDGAMKLTADFLKANAKNPGGWKIRGFVIAFCDERNQKRNPGEQLWYKISIAPECSDDDKQKCRIILKQNVDALEGKSGIQRVPGGGGNQETSQQTHYKYEGLDLRSPAELAIAQELDKYGVSYFANARGHFVGSTGQIQTREVDFLVICQGQMRILEVDGSEFHQNAAKDYARDRLLDLNGLRTTRFTANECINSPSMVVTEFLSLFGGFVQRPLTKEDGAIIDAIAF, encoded by the coding sequence ATGGAATCTTACATTTGCCAAACTGGACAAATGCTTAAGCTCCTTGGCAGACATTTTGGTTTTGATGGGGCAATGAAGTTAACAGCAGACTTTCTTAAGGCGAACGCCAAAAATCCCGGTGGATGGAAAATCAGGGGGTTTGTAATAGCTTTCTGTGATGAGCGAAATCAAAAGAGAAATCCTGGTGAACAACTCTGGTACAAAATCAGCATTGCTCCTGAATGTAGTGATGATGATAAGCAGAAATGCCGAATAATACTTAAGCAAAATGTTGATGCCTTGGAGGGGAAGTCAGGCATACAGAGGGTTCCAGGGGGGGGAGGTAATCAAGAAACATCACAACAAACTCACTATAAATATGAAGGATTAGACCTCAGATCGCCCGCAGAATTAGCCATAGCTCAGGAGTTAGATAAATATGGCGTTTCATATTTTGCCAATGCAAGAGGGCATTTTGTGGGTTCTACTGGGCAGATTCAAACAAGAGAGGTGGACTTTTTGGTTATCTGCCAGGGGCAGATGCGGATTTTAGAGGTTGATGGCTCTGAATTTCACCAGAATGCAGCCAAGGATTATGCACGAGATCGCTTACTTGATTTGAACGGGCTGCGAACTACCCGCTTTACTGCCAATGAGTGCATCAATTCACCATCAATGGTGGTTACTGAGTTTTTAAGTTTGTTTGGAGGGTTTGTGCAGCGTCCACTGACAAAAGAAGATGGCGCAATCATAGATGCCATTGCTTTCTGA